From the uncultured Trichococcus sp. genome, one window contains:
- the mutL gene encoding DNA mismatch repair endonuclease MutL, with protein sequence MAKIRELSQILTNQIAAGEVIERPASVVKELVENAIDANSTQIDVFIEEAGLKKVQVTDNGDGIAADEVKLAFTRHATSKIYTQDDLFRIHSLGFRGEALPSIASVAKVSIETAVADQSGTYLSIKGGVIGEERPNKSRKGTTIIVEDLFYNTPARLKYIRSLQTELSNITDIMNRIALSHPDIAFRLHHEGNQLLHTAGNGDLRQTIAGVYGTLTAKKMKLIENENLDFKVKGYISLPDTTRASRNYITLILNGRFIKNYALNKAIIDGYGSKLMVGRYPLAVIVMDADSLLLDVNVHPSKKEVRISKEKELGELIRSAVAAVLRTEERIPSGIENLKFKRQSPAEPVRTEQLSVSFRSFDQELVQETEANLPATNAQEDFRSLETSWNNGPVHKESEERPPVCADAGTISDQPKQDRNEPNVPQLSFDKKNPAAHEEPIMKTVQKIEAETEKGPASKRPFPDLHFFGQMHGTYLFAQNETGLYIIDQHAAQERIKYEYYREEIGKVSTDLQGLLIPIILDYPANEFHLIQESREVLEEMGLFLEPFGQNSFIVEKHPAWFTPGEEEEILKELVEMFLTEGDISIKKLREATAIMMSCKRSIKANHFLSDKEARQLLVDLAETDNPYNCPHGRPVLIQFSNQDMEKMFKRIQDPH encoded by the coding sequence ATGGCCAAAATCAGGGAGCTTTCCCAAATACTGACGAACCAGATCGCTGCCGGAGAAGTGATTGAACGTCCGGCATCGGTCGTTAAGGAATTGGTTGAGAACGCCATCGATGCGAACAGTACGCAAATCGATGTCTTCATCGAAGAGGCTGGATTAAAAAAGGTGCAGGTCACCGACAACGGCGACGGCATCGCGGCGGACGAGGTGAAACTTGCTTTTACGCGGCACGCGACCAGCAAAATCTACACACAGGATGATCTTTTCCGCATCCACTCGCTGGGGTTTCGGGGGGAAGCTTTGCCCAGTATCGCTTCAGTTGCCAAAGTTTCGATCGAAACGGCTGTCGCTGATCAAAGCGGCACCTATTTGTCCATAAAAGGCGGCGTCATCGGCGAGGAAAGGCCGAACAAATCCCGTAAAGGGACTACGATCATCGTTGAAGACCTTTTCTACAACACGCCTGCCCGTCTGAAATACATCCGTTCCCTGCAGACCGAATTGTCGAACATCACAGACATCATGAACCGGATCGCCTTAAGCCATCCGGATATCGCTTTCCGTCTGCATCATGAAGGCAACCAACTTCTGCATACGGCAGGCAACGGCGATCTGCGCCAGACCATCGCGGGCGTATACGGCACATTGACTGCCAAGAAGATGAAACTGATCGAGAACGAAAATTTGGACTTCAAAGTGAAGGGCTACATCAGTTTGCCGGACACGACGCGGGCAAGCCGTAACTACATCACCTTGATACTGAACGGGCGTTTCATAAAAAATTACGCCTTGAACAAAGCGATCATCGACGGCTATGGGTCCAAGCTGATGGTCGGAAGGTACCCGCTCGCCGTCATCGTGATGGATGCGGACTCCCTGCTGTTGGATGTGAATGTCCACCCTTCGAAAAAAGAAGTCAGGATCAGCAAAGAAAAAGAACTCGGGGAATTGATCCGGAGCGCTGTCGCTGCTGTTTTGCGGACCGAAGAACGCATCCCGAGCGGCATCGAAAATCTGAAATTCAAACGCCAAAGTCCTGCTGAGCCGGTCCGGACCGAGCAGTTGAGCGTCTCTTTCCGGTCATTCGATCAAGAACTCGTGCAAGAAACGGAAGCGAACCTTCCGGCAACAAATGCTCAGGAGGATTTCCGGTCTTTGGAGACTTCATGGAACAACGGGCCGGTGCACAAAGAAAGCGAAGAACGCCCACCAGTGTGTGCGGATGCTGGCACAATCAGTGATCAGCCAAAACAGGACCGCAATGAGCCGAACGTCCCGCAGCTGTCCTTCGATAAAAAAAATCCAGCTGCCCATGAAGAACCGATCATGAAAACCGTCCAGAAAATCGAAGCGGAAACAGAAAAGGGACCCGCGAGCAAGCGGCCGTTCCCCGACTTGCACTTCTTCGGCCAGATGCACGGAACTTACCTGTTCGCGCAAAACGAAACCGGGCTCTACATCATCGATCAGCACGCTGCTCAGGAACGCATCAAATATGAATATTATCGTGAGGAGATCGGCAAAGTTTCCACAGATCTCCAAGGTTTGCTGATACCGATCATATTGGATTATCCGGCGAATGAATTTCATCTGATCCAGGAAAGCCGCGAGGTGCTGGAAGAGATGGGACTGTTCCTGGAACCGTTCGGCCAGAACAGTTTCATCGTCGAAAAACATCCTGCCTGGTTCACGCCGGGTGAGGAGGAAGAAATTTTGAAGGAACTGGTTGAGATGTTTTTGACTGAAGGGGATATCTCCATCAAAAAACTTCGGGAAGCCACTGCCATCATGATGAGCTGCAA